A region from the Thalassophryne amazonica chromosome 2, fThaAma1.1, whole genome shotgun sequence genome encodes:
- the tshz3b gene encoding teashirt homolog 3b, protein MPRRKQQAPRRAAAYVPEDEKEAALLDEDLDGEDSAQEGEEPAAKFMCQDKDFLLKDRPEFTGFHDSPNAADFSGQELDSESHLSETSDRMSDFESSSLKNEDDVLLSKDATNVISLSSSSAMMAAANSTAPSSGDDAMLATTGSVADSLEKMKAIYTSFLTNSYWCTLNLNLSQPPAEKPPRSHSSSSSSSSSSSCGSGGYDWHQTAIAKTLQQASQNHHNRLGLVQHPTVAVSTPSTEPNLFSTVQLYRQSSKLYGSIFTGASKFRCKDCSAAYDTLVELTVHMNETGHYRDDNHETDGEGAKRWSKPRKRSLLEMEGKEDAQKVLKCMYCGHSFESLQDLSVHMIKTKHYQKVPLKEPVTPVAAKIISSARKRAPIDIDIPSSPDSNGGTTPKLTSLSDSNDILQKTTNPYITPNNRYGHQNGASYAWQFESRKSQILKCMECGSSHDTLQELTAHMMVTGHFIKVTNSAIKKGKPIIESCTSAPLSNSSTEEKVQSVPLAATTFSPPPAPVPPPSSISPAAMVVEIKKEEKEEECTKEAITNNGSKGNKEKKVANEEEAEEKFDISSKYTYLTEEDLDDSPKGGLDILKSLENTVTTAINKAQNGAPSWGGYPSIHAAYQLPNIMKLSLGNSGKCSPLKYMFPGGEIISPTGKNQPLISPPSCQTSPLPKNNFHAMEELVKKVTEKVAKVEEKMREPSAVIRTPPVIHTTSSSCNSETGDSVRGESPKENRAVDCKTPESKDDLEKVVGDGSRANHRDSNGDLTVKESENGVESTAVASPLPTSLCGNTAIITDHPPPEQPFINPLSALQSVMNIHLGKAAKPALPSLDPMSMLFKMSNSLAEKAAVAASTPAQTKKPSNDQLDRYFYQQHLNNDQPIDLTKGKSVDKTSSSGSLVSAALSSTTSTPSSVSPSSTVTMTKASAAIASFMSTSPLRENALSDISDMLRNLTESQVVSKSSTPTSLSERSDIEGSTQEETEDVSPAQKRKGRQSNWNPQHLLILQAQFASSLRQTNDGKYIMSDLSPQERMHISRFTGLSMTTISHWLANVKYQLRRTGGTKFLKNLDSGHPVFFCSDCSSQIRSPSTYVSHLESHLGFRLRDLAKLSGEQLLSHISQQHHHQRHTKGLSEKLLSSLHPSSHPLPSSLPISLPSSLSTSLPSAESLSPSPDDDDNGAMYQCKLCNRTFASKHAVKLHLSKTHGKSPEDHLMYVSELEKQ, encoded by the coding sequence CCTATGTCCCTGAAGATGAAAAGGAAGCAGCCCTACTGGATGAAGATCTGGATGGGGAAGACTCAGCCCAGGAAGGGGAGGAACCTGCTGCCAAGTTCATGTGTCAGGACAAAGACTTCCTTCTCAAGGACAGGCCAGAATTCACTGGTTTCCATGACTCCCCTAATGCTGCTGACTTTTCCGGTCAGGAGTTGGACAGTGAGTCACACCTGAGTGAAACCAGTGACAGGATGTCTGACTTTGAGAGCTCCTCACTGAAAAATGAGGACGATGTCCTTCTATCTAAAGATGCCACAAATGTAATTTCTCTGTCTTCCTCTTCTGCCATGATGGCTGCTGCCAACTCCACGGCCCCGTCAAGTGGAGATGATGCCATGTTAGCAACTACTGGGTCTGTGGCTGACAGTCTGGAGAAGATGAAGGCCATTTACACGTCTTTTCTCACCAACTCCTATTGGTGcacactgaatctgaatctgagccaGCCACCTGCAGAAAAACCCCCTCGTAgtcacagcagcagcagtagcagcagcagtagcagcagtTGTGGAAGCGGAGGTTATGACTGGCACCAGACAGCGattgctaaaacccttcagcaggCCTCTCAAAACCACCACAACCGACTGGGTCTGGTTCAGCATCCCACAGTGGCTGTGTCCACACCATCTACAGAACCTAACCTTTTTAGTACTGTGCAGCTCTACCGGCAGAGCTCCAAGCTGTACGGCTCCATATTCACAGGTGCAAGCAAGTTCCGCTGCAAGGACTGCAGTGCGGCGTACGATACGCTGGTGGAGCTGACAGTGCACATGAACGAAACGGGTCACTACCGTGATGATAACCATGAAACAGATGGTGAGGGTGCTAAACGGTGGTCTAAACCCAGAAAACGTTCTTTGCTAGAAATGGAGGGGAAGGAGGATGCACAGAAAGTGCTGAAGTGCATGTACTGTGGGCACTCCTTTGAGTCCCTCCAGGATTTAAGCGTCCATATGATTAAGACAAAACACTATCAGAAAGTGCCTCTGAAAGAGCCTGTTACACCAGTGGCAGCTAAGATCATCTCTTCTGCTCGAAAGAGAGCCCCTATTGATATAGATATACCAAGCTCACCTGACTCGAACGGGGGCACCACACCTAAGCTAACCTCCCTCAGTGACTCTAACGATATACTCCAGAAGACTACCAACCCTTACATTACGCCAAACAATCGCTATGGACACCAGAATGGTGCCAGCTATGCCTGGCAATTTGAATCTCGAAAGTCACAGATCCTCAAATGCATGGAGTGTGGAAGCTCTCACGATACACTGCAAGAGCTGACCGCTCACATGATGGTGACTGGACACTTTATTAAGGTCACCAACTCTGCCATCAAGAAGGGGAAACCCATTATTGAGTCATGCACCTCAGCCCCCTTATCCAATTCATCAACTGAAGAAAAGGTTCAGTCAGTTCCACTGGCTGCTACAACATTCTCGCCACCGCCTGCCCCAGTGCCTCCTCCGAGCAGCATTTCTCCTGCCGCAATGGTTGTGGAGATTAaaaaggaggagaaggaggaagaATGCACGAAAGAAGCCATTACTAACAATGGTAGCAAAGGTAACAAGGAGAAGAAGGTAGCAAATGAGGAAGAAGCTGAAGAGAAGTTTGATATTTCTTCAAAATATACTTATCTGACCGAGGAGGATCTGGATGATAGTCCTAAAGGGGGTCTTGACATCCTTAAATCCCTAGAgaacacagtgacaacagcaaTCAACAAAGCCCAAAATGGCGCTCCAAGTTGGGGTGGATATCCTAGCATCCATGCTGCCTACCAGCTACCGAACATAATGAAGCTTTCTTTAGGGAACTCTGGGAAGTGCTCACCTCTCAAATACATGTTCCCTGGTGGGGAGATCATTTCCCCTACTGGCAAAAATCAGCCTTTGATTTCCCCTCCCAGCTGCCAGACCTCTCCACTACCCAAGAACAACTTTCATGCCATGGAGGAACTGGTTAAGAAGGTAACAGAGAAAGTGGCAAAGGTAGAGGAGAAAATGAGAGAGCCCAGTGCAGTAATAAGAACACCCCCTGTGATACATACTACTTCCTCCTCTTGTAACAGCGAAACCGGAGATTCAGTCCGAGGAGAGTCCCCCAAAGAAAACAGAGCAGTGGACTGTAAAACCCCTGAGAGTAAAGATGACCTGGAAAAAGTAGTAGGAGATGGAAGTAGAGCCAATCACAGAGATTCAAATGGAGATTTAACAGTAAAGGAGTCTGAGAATGGAGTGGAATCCACTGCTGTGGCATCACCCCTTCCTACCTCCCTGTGTGGCAACACAGCCATCATCACAGACCATCCTCCTCCTGAGCAGCCATTTATCAATCCTCTTAGTGCACTGCAGTCCGTCATGAACATCCACCTGGGGAAGGCTGCCAAGCCTGCCCTGCCGTCACTTGACCCTATGAGCATGCTGTTCAAGATGAGCAACAGCCTggcagagaaggcagcagtggcTGCCTCTACACCAGCACAGACCAAAAAGCCCAGCAATGACCAGCTGGACCGATACTTCTATCAGCAACACCTAAACAACGACCAACCCATAGACCTCACCAAAGGCAAAAGTGTGGACAAAACCAGCAGCAGTGGTTCTTTGGTTTCAGCGGCTCTCTCTTCCACCACATCCACACCATCTTCAGTTTCCCCCTCTTCCACAGTGACTATGACGAAAGCCTCAGCTGCCATAGCTTCCTTTATGTCCACCTCCCCTCTACGGGAGAATGCCCTTTCAGACATCTCTGACATGCTGAGGAACCTGACAGAAAGCCAAGTGGTCTCAAAGTCATCCACACCCACCAGCCTGTCCGAACGCTCCGACATTGAAGGTTCAACACAGGAGGAGACCGAAGATGTTTCACCAGCCCAGAAACGTAAAGGCCGCCAATCAAACTGGAACCCTCAGCACCTCCTCATTCTCCAGGCTCAGTTTGCATCCAGTCTCAGACAAACAAACGATGGCAAGTACATTATGTCGGACCTGAGCCCACAGGAGAGAATGCACATCTCCCGTTTTACTGGCCTATCGATGACTACAATATCACACTGGCTGGCAAATGTGAAGTACCAGCTGAGGAGAACCGGTGGCACTAAGTTCTTAAAGAACTTGGATTCTGGCCACCCGGTGTTCTTTTGTAGTGACTGCTCCTCTCAGATCCGTTCGCCATCCACTTACGTCAGCCACTTGGAGTCTCACTTGGGCTTCCGTTTGCGTGACCTTGCCAAGCTTTCTGGAGAGCAGCTGCTCAGTCACATATCtcagcaacaccaccatcaaCGTCACACTAAAGGACTGTCTGAAAAACTGCTCTCCAGTCTTCACCCGTCCAGCCATCCACTACCCTCCTCCTTACCCATTTCCCTGCCTTCATCCTTAAGCACCTCCCTGCCATCAGCTGAGTCCCTGTCTCCCTCCCCTGATGACGACGACAACGGGGCCATGTACCAGTGCAAGCTGTGCAACCGGACTTTTGCAAGTAAGCATGCGGTCAAGCTTCACCTCAGCAAGACTCATGGGAAGTCCCCTGAGGACCATCTCATGTACGTATCCGAACTGGAGAAGCAGTAG